Proteins from one Candidatus Zixiibacteriota bacterium genomic window:
- a CDS encoding chemotaxis protein CheW, protein MKAGISTQSDHVGVANSGELQLVSFNIGSEEFGVDILKVQEINRMVEITRVPQAPEYVEGVINLRGRVIPIIDLRKRFNLQQKEYDKSTRIVVVDINGTIMGMIVDAVSEVLRLPASTIEVPPGIVTGVNADYIKGVAKLDDRLLIFLDLSRVIDARELASMS, encoded by the coding sequence ATGAAAGCAGGCATTTCAACACAGAGCGACCATGTCGGCGTGGCCAACTCCGGCGAACTTCAATTGGTGTCTTTCAACATCGGTTCAGAAGAGTTCGGGGTGGATATCCTGAAAGTGCAGGAGATCAACCGTATGGTGGAGATCACCCGTGTCCCGCAGGCACCGGAGTATGTGGAAGGTGTGATCAATCTTCGTGGGCGGGTCATTCCCATCATCGACCTCCGCAAGCGGTTCAACCTTCAGCAGAAGGAGTACGACAAGAGCACGCGCATTGTGGTGGTCGATATCAACGGCACGATCATGGGGATGATCGTGGATGCAGTCTCCGAGGTGCTTCGCCTGCCGGCCAGTACCATTGAAGTTCCCCCCGGGATCGTGACGGGCGTCAATGCCGACTACATCAAGGGAGTGGCCAAGCTGGATGACCGGCTGCTTATTTTCCTGGATCTCTCCCGGGTGATCGATGCCCGCGAGCTTGCCAGCATGTCATAG